In Acropora palmata chromosome 7, jaAcrPala1.3, whole genome shotgun sequence, one genomic interval encodes:
- the LOC141885646 gene encoding uncharacterized protein LOC141885646 encodes MENQEGSEKVYIRHGKDFQLLGVYHKAIKYYEKHLKIAIEVGDRGGEGAANGSLGNAYRSLGDYRKAIEYHEEHLKIAIEIGDRGGEGTANVNLGNTYNSLGNYRKAIDYHEKSLKIAKKIGDRQVEEGANRGLGNAYQSLSNCRKAIEYHEKSLKIAIEIGDRGGEGGAYGSLGNTYNSLGNYREAIECHEKSLKIAIEIGDRGGEGGAYGNLGNAYHYLGDYQKAIEYHEKHLKIAIEIGDRGGEGGAYGNLGNAYFSLGDYRKAIEYHEKHFKIAIEIGDRGGEGGAYGNLGNTYNSLGNYREAIECHEKSLKIAIEIGDRGGEGGAYGNLGNAYQYLGDYQKAIEYHEKHLKIALEIGDQGGESRAYGNVGNAYCSLGDFRKAIEYHEKHLKIALEIGDRGGESGAYGNLGNAYYSLGDFRNAIEYHEKHLKIALEIGDRGGESGAYGNLGNAYCSLDDYRKATEYHEKRLKVATEIGDRGGEGGAYGSLGITYNSLGNYRKAIECLEKSLKIVREIGDRRGEGGAYGNLGNAYHYLGDYSKAIECHEKSLKIVREIGDRRGEGGAYGNLGNAYQYLGDFRKAIENHEKSLKIAMEIGDRGREGTSYHNIGVAYCSFEQFENAVDNFKSAVNVFNSLRSLLKGKDNRKIKFRELHETTYTALWRSLLRIGKVDEALFAAEQGRAQTLSDNLLIQFKLPASLSPATFDTEGTISRLSKEIITSTIFLAIEGLTINTWFLSRENKVVFRQGRLEGDRREEDPIHALLQSSLVKMGTEDPVRCEDRVLDERENEHNEVHAEGVGKRPSPPLDSPFRPFYDAIIDPIVDMLGPQDDELVIVPDGALWFTPWAAVIESIRIRIIPSLTSYQLILSAPEGHHKRKGALLVGNPCLNQLKKPEAALPCAQEEVEMIASILNTRALVGRQATKAEVMKRMSSVGLIHIAAHGNKHTGEIALCPNPGWTSNFPQKKDYILKMSDVQEANLRARLVVLSYCHSGRGRISKGEGVVGIARAFLAAGARSVLVALWAIDVEATMVFMKSFYQHLKEGKTASAAVQESMKFLRESKDYSEMKYWAPFQLIGDDVKIEFEAEDDVKK; translated from the coding sequence TGTGTATCATAAAGCTATTAAGTATTATGAAAAACAcctgaaaattgcaatagaagtcggtgatcggggcggagaaggagcagccaatggaagtctcggtaatgcttatcggtcactgggtgactatcgaaaagccattgagtatcatgaagaacatttaaaaattgcaatagaaatcggtgatcggggtggagaaggaacAGCCAATGTAAATCTCGGTAATACCTACAACTCACTCGGTAACTATCGAAAGgccattgactatcatgaaaaatctttgaaaattgcaaaaaaaattggtgaTCGGCAGGTAGAAGAAGGGGCCAATAGaggtctcggtaatgcttaccagtcactgagCAACtgtcgaaaagccattgagtatcatgaaaaatctttgaaaattgcaatagaaatcggtgatcgagGTGGAGAAGGtggagcctatggaagtctcggtaatacCTACAACTCACTGGGTAACTATCGAGAAGCAATTGAGTGTCatgaaaaatctttgaaaattgcaatagaaatcggtgatcggggcggagaaggaggagcctatggaaatctcggtaatgcttaccactacctgggtgactatcaaaaagccattgagtatcatgaaaaacatttaaaaattgcaatagaaatcggtgaccggggtggagaaggtggagcctatggaaatctcggtaatgcctaTTTCTCACTGGGTGattatcgaaaagccattgagtatcatgaaaagcattttaaaattgcaatagaaatcggtgatcgagGTGGAGAAGgtggagcctatggaaatctcggtaatacCTACAACTCACTGGGTAACTATCGAGAAGCAATTGAGTGTCatgaaaaatctttgaaaattgcaatagaaatcggtgatcggggcggagaaggaggagcctatggaaatctcggtaatgcttaccagtacctgggtgactatcaaaaagccattgagtatcatgaaaaacatttgaaaattgcactagAAATCGGTGACCAGGGTGGAGAAAgtagagcctatggaaatgtTGGTAATGCCTACTgctcactgggtgactttcgaaaagccattgagtatcatgaaaaacatttgaaaattgcactagaaatcggtgatcggggtggagaaagtggagcctatggaaatctcggtaatgcctactactcactgggtgactttcGAAATgccattgagtaccatgaaaaacatttgaaaattgcgctagaaatcggtgatcggggtggagaaagtggagcctatggaaatctcggtaacgCCTACTGCTCACTGgatgactatcgaaaagccactgagtatcatgaaaaacgtctGAAAGTTGCAacagaaatcggtgatcggggtggagaaggtggagcctatggaagtctcggtattACCTACAACTCACTGGGTAACTATCGAAAAGCAATTGAGTGTCttgaaaaatctttgaaaattgtaagagaaatcggtgatcggcgcggagaaggaggagcctatggaaatctcggtaatgcttaccactACCTTGGTGACTATTCaaaagccattgagtgtcatgaaaaatctttgaaaattgtaagagaaatcggtgatcggcgcggagaaggaggagcctatggaaatctcggtaatgcttaccagtacCTGGGTGACtttcgaaaagccattgagaatcatgaaaaatctttgaaaattgcaatggaaatcggtgatcggggcaGAGAAGGTACATCTTATCACAACATTGGAGTCGCATACTGTTCTTTTGAACAATTCGAAAACGCCGTGGATAATTTTAAGTCCGCTGTGAATGTATTCAATTCTTTGAGATCTCTTTTGAAGGGTAAAGATaataggaaaataaaatttcgtgAGCTGCACGAGACGACATACACTGCCTTATGGAGGTCTTTGCTTAGGATAGGAAAGGTCGATGAGGCTTTGTTTGCGGCTGAACAAGGACGAGCGCAGACTTTGTCCGACAATTTGTTGATTCAATTTAAACTACCTGCGTCCTTATCACCTGCAACATTTGACACCGAAGGGACAATATCTCGCCTCTCCAAAGAGATAATTACATCAACTATTTTTCTAGCAATTGAAGGACTTACGATCAACACCTGGTTTCTGAGCAGGGAAAACAAAGTTGTATTCCGACAAGGGAGACTAGAGGGTGATAGAAGAGAGGAAGACCCCATCCACGCCTTACTGCAATCATCTTTAGTAAAAATGGGAACTGAAGATCCAGTAAGATGTGAAGATCGCGTACTTGATGAACGTGAAAATGAACATAATGAAGTGCATGCCGAAGGAGTTGGAAAACGTCCATCGCCGCCCTTAGATAGTCCCTTTAGGCCATTTTATGATGCAATTATTGATCCAATTGTTGACATGCTTGGACCTCAAGACGACGAGTTAGTCATTGTTCCTGATGGTGCCCTGTGGTTTACCCCATGGGCCGCAGTTATCGAATCGATTAGGATTCGCATTATTCCATCActtacaagttatcaattgatcttaaGTGCACCCGAAGGACATCACAAGAGGAAAGGGGCGcttttggtcggaaatccgTGCTTAAACCAGTTGAAGAAACCAGAAGCAGCATTACCATGTGCTCAAGAGGaagtagaaatgattgcatcaattctcaaCACAAGAGCCCTAGTAGGGagacaggcaacaaaagctgaagtgatgaaacgGATGTCTTCAGTCggtttaattcatattgctgcCCACGGAAACAAGCACACTGGAGAAATTGCCTTGTGTCCAAACCCTGGGTGGACTTCCAACTTCCCTCAAAAAAAAgattacattttgaaaatgtccgaCGTGCAAGAGGCCAATCTTCGGGCTCGTCTTGTGGTCTTAAGTTactgtcacagtggacgaggcagaATCTCGAAGGGTgagggtgtggtcggtatcgcacgtgccttcctggcagctggtgctcgttctgtgttggtggcCCTGTGGGCAATAGATGTCGAGGCTACCAtggtgttcatgaaaagtttctaccaacatctgaaggaaggaaaaaccgcCAGTGCTGCTGTTCAGGAATCAATGAAATTCCTTCGTGAATCTAAGGATTATTCTGAGATGAAGTACTGGGCTCCGttccaacttatcggagatgacgtcaaaattgAATTCGAAGCGgaagatgacgtcaaaaaatGA
- the LOC141885651 gene encoding polypeptide N-acetylgalactosaminyltransferase 13-like, with translation MMRLSLKRTCKCSAIFIAAAILYLFLNCGFDGCHNYRLDPKHVARSHPQLGEMINIEDFWTPEKVKVFPKGPGTNGEPVQTDPINNPDKERAYSEYGFNQFISDKISLDRTLKDTRHSACKERKYPKTLPKASVVIVFHNEGWSTLLRTVHSVLNRSPPEMLEEIVMVDDFSNKEFLKQKLDDYTKELGKIKIVRTKERVGLIKARSIGAINAVGDIVLFLDAHCEANVGWLPPLLERIALDRRTAVCPTIDFIDHNTFEYKPMDPYIRGTFNWRFDYKERPVRAEDMKKRKDPTQEVKSPVMAGGLFAINREFFHELGLYDPGMFIWGGEQYELSFKLWQCGGQLENIPCSRVGHVYRHHVPYSYPKADATLVNFKRVAEVWMDEYKEWLYDKKPELKYVDPGDISDRVALRKKLKCKSFKWYMENVANDTVRSIYEPLKANGPIRNPATNLCVDSMGRKVGGELGLMHCHGMMGNQAFQYTLLDEFRQDENCLDVSQSFSGAKITFYGCHELKGNQEFKYTKDKKIIHVVTNNCVTATDKGYPVMESCSGKPEQIWEIQLNDLSKFTKKKALN, from the exons ATGATGAGACTCTCGTTGAAAAGAACTTGTAAGTGCTCGGCAATTTTTATCGCTGCGGcaattttgtatttatttctaAACTGTGGTTTCGATGGTTGTCACAATTATCGTCTTGATCCTAAGCACGTGGCACGTTCTCATCCGCAACTTGGAGAAATGATCAACATAGAAGACTTTTGGACACcagaaaaagtaaaagtatTTCCTAAAGGTCCGGGAACTAACGGCGAACCCGTTCAAACGGATCCTATAAACAACCCCGACAAAGAACGAGCCTATTCGGAATATGGCTTCAACCAGTTTATCAGTGACAAGATTTCTTTGGATCGGACGCTGAAAGACACTCGACATTCAGC ATGCAAGGAGCGCAAATACCCAAAGACCCTTCCCAAAGCTAGTGTTGTCATAGTTTTTCACAATGAGGGATGGTCAACTTTACTACGCACTGTTCACAGTGTGCTTAACAGATCTCCCCCAGAAATGCTGGAAGAAATAGTTATGGTAGATGACTTCAGTAATAAAG aatTTCTCAAGCAAAAACTAGATGATTATACCAAGGAATTAGGTAAAATAAAGATTGTACGGACCAAAGAAAGAGTTGGACTTATTAAGGCGAGGTCTATAGGAGCAATTAATGCTGTGGGCGACATTGTTCTGTTTCTTGATGCACACTGTGAGGCTAATGTTGGTTGGTTACCGCCTCTGCTTGAAAGAATTGCGTTAGATCGGCGAACAGCAGTGTGTCCAACCATTGACTTTATCGATCATAACACTTTTGAATACAAGCCCATGGATCCGTACATAAGAGGAACTTTTAACTGGCGATTTGATTACAAAGAAAGACCTGTGCGTGCCGAGGATatgaagaagagaaaagatCCAACTCAAGAAGTCAA GTCCCCAGTTATGGCAGGAGGTCTGTTTGCTATCAACCGAGAGTTTTTTCATGAGCTTGGTCTGTACGACCCTGGGATGTTCATTTGGGGAGGAGAACAGTATGAATTGTCTTTCAAA CTGTGGCAGTGTGGTGGCCAGCTGGAAAATATACCCTGTTCTCGCGTGGGACACGTCTATCGGCATCATGTCCCTTATTCCTATCCCAAAGCTGACGCGACGCTTGTAAACTTCAAGCGTGTTGCGGAGGTTTGGATGGACGAGTACAAAGAATGGCTTTACGACAAGAAACCTGAATTGAAATATGTTGACCCTGGCGATATCAGTGATAGAGTTGCATTGCGAAAGAAACTGAAATGTAAGAGTTTCAAGTGGTACATGGAAAATGTGGCCAATGATACAGTGAGGTCAATCTATGAACCTCTGAAAGCTAACGGCCCA ATTCGCAACCCGGCCACCAATCTTTGTGTGGATTCCATGGGAAGAAAAGTTGGTGGGGAACTGGGCCTAATGCATTGCCATGGCATGATGGGAAACCAG GCTTTTCAGTACACACTGTTGGATGAATTTCGTCAAGATGAGAATTGCTTAGATGTCAGTCAGAGCTTTAGTGGTGCTAAGATTACATTTTATGGCTGCCATGAACTaaaaggaaaccaggaatttaaaTATACCAAg gacaagaaaataattcatgTTGTTACCAATAACTGTGTGACAGCAACAGACAAAGGTTACCCAGTCATGGAGTCTTGTAGTGGCAAACCAGAACAAATATGGGAAATCCAATTGAATGATCTTTCAAAATTTACCAAGAAAAAAGCCCTAAATTGA